In one window of Streptomyces sp. NBC_00193 DNA:
- a CDS encoding amidohydrolase, with protein MDKADLVFTRGPVFTVDPARTRATSLAVVGDRITAVGHDEVRELIGPRTEVVDLTGKLLIPGFQDAHIHAVYGGTELAECDLTGTVGVPEYLTRIRAYADAHPDHAWITGGGWSMESFDGGLPTRQLLDSVLPDRPVFLVNRDHHGAWANTRALELAGITAATPDPADGRIEREPDGRPSGVLQEGATALVSRLVPPSTPADRLAGLLRAQELLHSLGITGWQDALLGVFGGKPDPSDAYVSAARDGSLTARVTGALWWDRDRGAEQIEELVALREKLSHGRFRAGSVKIMQDGIAENFTAAMTSPYLDGCGCATANTGLSFVEPVALRGYTAALDALGFQIHFHALGDRAVREALDALEAAVAANGHLGNRHHLAHLQVVHPDDLPRFARLGAIANIQPLWAAHEPQMDELTIPFLGPERAAWQYPFGDLLRAGATLAAGSDWPVSSPDPLEGIHVAVNRKDPEAGADDRVFLPEQRLDLATALAAYTAGSAHVNGFDDAGSLRPGHLADLVVLDRDVFAAPPEEIVEARVERTYVGGRLVHSV; from the coding sequence ATGGACAAGGCCGATCTGGTCTTCACCCGCGGCCCCGTCTTCACCGTCGATCCGGCCCGCACCCGGGCGACCTCGCTCGCCGTCGTCGGCGACCGGATCACGGCCGTCGGCCACGACGAGGTCCGGGAGCTCATCGGCCCCCGCACCGAGGTCGTCGACCTGACGGGCAAGCTGCTGATCCCGGGGTTCCAGGACGCCCACATCCACGCCGTCTACGGCGGTACGGAGCTGGCCGAATGCGATCTGACGGGGACGGTCGGCGTCCCGGAGTACCTGACCCGGATCCGGGCGTACGCGGACGCCCACCCGGACCACGCGTGGATCACCGGCGGCGGCTGGTCGATGGAGAGCTTCGACGGGGGCCTGCCCACCCGGCAGCTGCTGGACTCGGTACTCCCGGACCGGCCGGTGTTCCTCGTCAACCGGGACCACCACGGCGCCTGGGCCAACACGCGGGCGCTCGAGCTCGCCGGGATCACCGCCGCCACCCCCGATCCGGCCGACGGCCGGATCGAACGGGAGCCGGACGGCCGTCCCAGCGGGGTGCTCCAGGAGGGCGCCACCGCGCTGGTCTCCCGGCTCGTGCCCCCGAGCACCCCCGCCGACCGGCTGGCAGGGCTCCTGCGGGCGCAGGAACTGCTGCACTCGCTCGGGATCACCGGCTGGCAGGACGCGCTGCTCGGCGTGTTCGGCGGCAAGCCCGATCCCTCGGACGCCTACGTGAGCGCCGCCCGGGACGGATCGCTCACCGCGCGGGTGACCGGCGCGCTCTGGTGGGACCGGGACCGGGGTGCCGAGCAGATCGAGGAACTGGTCGCGCTGCGGGAGAAGCTGAGCCACGGCCGCTTCCGGGCCGGCTCCGTGAAGATCATGCAGGACGGGATCGCCGAGAACTTCACAGCCGCCATGACCTCTCCGTACCTGGACGGCTGCGGCTGTGCGACGGCCAACACCGGCCTCAGCTTCGTCGAGCCGGTGGCGCTGCGCGGGTACACCGCGGCACTCGACGCCCTCGGCTTCCAGATCCACTTCCACGCCCTGGGCGACCGGGCCGTCCGCGAGGCCCTCGACGCCCTCGAGGCCGCCGTCGCCGCCAACGGCCATCTCGGCAACCGCCATCACCTCGCCCACCTCCAGGTCGTGCACCCCGACGACCTCCCCCGCTTCGCCCGGCTCGGCGCCATCGCCAACATCCAGCCGCTCTGGGCCGCGCACGAACCGCAGATGGACGAGCTGACCATCCCCTTCCTCGGCCCCGAACGCGCCGCCTGGCAGTACCCCTTCGGGGATCTGCTGCGGGCCGGCGCCACCCTGGCCGCCGGGAGCGACTGGCCCGTCAGCAGCCCCGACCCCCTTGAGGGCATCCACGTCGCCGTCAACCGCAAGGACCCCGAGGCCGGCGCCGACGACCGCGTCTTCCTGCCCGAACAGCGCCTCGACCTCGCGACCGCGCTGGCCGCCTACACGGCCGGCTCCGCCCATGTGAACGGCTTCGACGATGCGGGCAGCCTGCGCCCCGGCCACCTCGCCGACCTGGTCGTGCTGGACCGCGACGTCTTCGCCGCGCCCCCTGAGGAGATCGTCGAGGCCAGGGTGGAGCGGACTTACGTCGGCGGCAGGCTCGTCCACTCCGTCTGA
- a CDS encoding LacI family DNA-binding transcriptional regulator, with the protein MTDLSGHDGAASQPARRVRLVDVAREAGLSKTTVSAALNGTGRLSDEVRQKARETARVMGYRPNATARQLRTGRARLIGYMVGELADTPWSFLESPYFARLTGATAATALKRGYAVVLLPAGSLQSEWAGLPLDAVVVADPVTDDPIVDDLLAARIPVFSDRSVEGRPGAYWVDVEAGPAVRAAMDHLLEQGARRPALVLPDSATRFHAGVLASYSDWCAAHGVAERIVIAADRGNGPVVRAVETALAGDGEGPGRGRPDALFVTAEASPPLVLEAARRQGYEVPGDLLLVCVSEDVTAEHTEPPVTTLSLRPEAVAEAGIELLVAVLEDGRRESTGVLVPTRLDVRASSVRHPQPAADPRAADPRAAPEPQSVPHPQTEWTSLPPT; encoded by the coding sequence ATGACCGATCTTTCAGGGCATGACGGAGCTGCCTCCCAGCCCGCCCGACGCGTCCGGCTCGTCGACGTGGCCCGCGAGGCGGGACTGTCCAAGACGACCGTCTCAGCGGCGCTCAACGGCACCGGACGGCTCTCCGACGAGGTACGGCAGAAGGCGCGCGAGACCGCGCGCGTCATGGGCTACCGGCCCAACGCCACCGCGCGCCAGCTGCGCACGGGACGGGCCCGGCTGATCGGATACATGGTCGGGGAGCTCGCCGACACCCCCTGGTCCTTCCTGGAATCTCCGTACTTCGCCAGGCTGACCGGAGCCACCGCCGCGACCGCGCTGAAGCGCGGCTACGCCGTGGTGCTGCTGCCCGCCGGTTCCCTGCAGAGCGAGTGGGCCGGCCTGCCGCTCGACGCGGTGGTCGTGGCCGACCCCGTCACCGACGACCCGATCGTCGACGATCTGCTCGCCGCCCGGATCCCGGTGTTCAGCGACCGCTCCGTCGAGGGGCGGCCCGGGGCGTACTGGGTGGACGTCGAGGCCGGGCCCGCCGTGCGCGCGGCCATGGACCACCTCCTGGAACAAGGGGCCCGGCGGCCCGCGCTGGTGCTGCCCGACAGCGCCACCCGGTTCCATGCGGGGGTGCTCGCCTCCTACTCCGACTGGTGCGCCGCGCACGGCGTGGCGGAGCGGATCGTCATCGCTGCGGACCGGGGCAACGGTCCGGTCGTACGAGCGGTCGAGACCGCCCTGGCGGGTGACGGGGAGGGGCCGGGCCGTGGGCGCCCCGACGCCCTCTTCGTTACGGCCGAGGCCAGCCCGCCCCTCGTCCTGGAGGCGGCGCGCCGCCAGGGCTACGAGGTGCCCGGCGATCTCCTCCTGGTCTGTGTGAGCGAGGACGTGACGGCGGAGCACACCGAACCACCGGTGACGACGCTGAGCCTGCGGCCCGAAGCGGTCGCGGAGGCCGGCATCGAGCTCCTCGTGGCGGTCCTGGAGGACGGGCGCCGGGAGTCGACCGGGGTGCTCGTGCCGACCCGGCTGGACGTACGGGCCTCCTCGGTTCGGCACCCTCAGCCGGCGGCGGACCCCCGGGCGGCGGACCCCCGGGCGGCGCCGGAACCTCAGTCGGTGCCGCACCCTCAGACGGAGTGGACGAGCCTGCCGCCGACGTAA
- a CDS encoding ABC transporter substrate-binding protein, translating into MRTPRITTLLACTAALAALSACSGASTNQSAEAGGYQVTATSPPAQGSLDSFTWSLYAEPYTLDYALAYDYPPNTVLANVCEQLLRVTPDMKIEPGLAVRYAQPDPKTLVYTLRPDVRFHDGTVMTADDVVASLGRHMDPETGSPWGSVFKNVTAIEKTGPLEVAIRLSRPDILLHELMAASPGTIESAATLAKAGRDYGTPKGTVNCTGPFALDKWTQGESITLKKNADYWDRSLTPKSDSVKFTFIEDSAARSNAFLSGTADGGYMVPSSSLAQLRASGKGSVLFGPNNAASNLAVLNYQGTLGDLKVRQALSLALDRKNIVKAAAGGIGIPAKAPAARGAWALAPEKTAALYDTLPEPAYDVEAAKKLVQEAGATGRTITLATSTLAPEISVVANAVQAAGRQIGLDVQLKVVPPEAYSSIFVDPNARAGLDLVITNGYDNTPDPLEFYQYLRTGDFGNYGNWTNTEYDAVFDWANAEPDPAKRAERTAELQRIALRELPIIPVYEAPYSVFLGNRVTGAPTGIVQLYYPWAAKIGAAKR; encoded by the coding sequence ATGCGCACGCCCAGGATCACCACGCTTCTCGCCTGTACGGCCGCACTCGCGGCCCTCAGCGCCTGTTCCGGCGCCTCGACCAACCAGTCCGCCGAAGCCGGCGGCTACCAGGTCACCGCCACCTCGCCGCCCGCGCAGGGCTCCCTGGACTCCTTCACCTGGTCGCTGTACGCCGAGCCCTACACGCTCGACTACGCCCTCGCGTACGACTACCCGCCGAACACCGTGCTCGCGAACGTCTGCGAGCAGCTCCTGCGGGTCACGCCCGACATGAAGATCGAACCCGGTCTCGCGGTCAGGTACGCGCAGCCCGACCCCAAGACGCTGGTCTACACCCTGCGGCCCGACGTGCGGTTCCACGACGGGACGGTGATGACCGCCGACGACGTGGTCGCCTCCCTGGGCCGCCACATGGACCCGGAGACCGGATCGCCCTGGGGTTCGGTGTTCAAGAACGTCACCGCCATCGAGAAGACCGGCCCCCTGGAGGTGGCGATCCGGCTCTCCCGGCCGGACATCCTCCTGCACGAGCTCATGGCCGCCTCCCCCGGCACCATCGAGAGCGCGGCCACCCTGGCCAAGGCCGGCAGGGACTACGGCACCCCCAAGGGCACGGTCAACTGCACCGGCCCGTTCGCCCTCGACAAGTGGACCCAGGGCGAGAGCATCACCCTCAAGAAGAACGCCGACTACTGGGACCGGTCGCTGACCCCCAAGTCCGACAGCGTGAAGTTCACCTTCATCGAGGACTCCGCGGCCCGGTCCAACGCCTTCCTCTCGGGCACGGCCGACGGCGGGTACATGGTGCCCTCCTCCTCGCTCGCCCAACTGCGCGCCAGCGGCAAGGGGAGCGTGCTGTTCGGCCCCAACAACGCCGCGTCCAACCTGGCCGTCCTCAACTACCAGGGCACACTCGGCGACCTCAAAGTCCGCCAGGCCCTGTCCCTGGCCCTCGACCGGAAGAACATCGTCAAGGCCGCCGCCGGCGGCATCGGCATACCCGCCAAGGCCCCCGCCGCACGCGGCGCCTGGGCACTGGCCCCGGAGAAGACCGCCGCGCTCTACGACACGCTGCCCGAGCCGGCGTACGACGTCGAAGCGGCGAAGAAGCTCGTCCAGGAGGCGGGAGCGACCGGTCGCACGATCACCCTGGCCACCAGCACGCTCGCGCCCGAGATCAGCGTCGTCGCCAACGCCGTCCAGGCCGCGGGGCGCCAGATCGGCCTCGACGTCCAGCTCAAGGTCGTCCCCCCGGAGGCGTACAGCAGCATCTTCGTCGACCCGAACGCGCGCGCCGGTCTCGACCTCGTCATCACCAACGGGTACGACAACACCCCCGACCCGCTGGAGTTCTACCAGTACCTGCGCACCGGCGACTTCGGGAACTACGGCAACTGGACGAACACCGAGTACGACGCCGTCTTCGACTGGGCCAACGCGGAGCCCGACCCCGCCAAGCGCGCGGAGCGGACCGCCGAGCTCCAGCGGATCGCGCTGCGCGAACTGCCGATCATCCCCGTGTACGAGGCTCCCTACTCGGTCTTCCTCGGCAACCGGGTGACCGGCGCACCGACCGGCATCGTGCAGCTGTACTACCCGTGGGCCGCGAAGATCGGAGCCGCGAAGCGATGA
- a CDS encoding ABC transporter permease: MTRYLVGRLVGLVAVLFVTSLVVFGSIHLAPGDPVSFLLHGRPATPEAVAALRSQYHLDDPLPVQYAKWLGGVLQGDFGRSGQYHQDVAELIGSRLPGTAVLVGYAALLVAVLGVAAGILAALRPGPLDRAVLLGTGVATATPSFVTAIALVSLFSVQLGWFPGPGGTPVGFSDRLYHLTLPAFALALTFAGLLARVTRSAMLDELGREHVEVAHARGVAARTVVRKHVLRNALGPVVTVGGTMLAGLLISTSIVETAFDVPGLGSLLVQSVSAKDFAVVQAITLLSVAAFVLVNLAVDLLAPLIDPRLSLRGEGSP; encoded by the coding sequence ATGACCCGCTACCTCGTCGGACGGCTCGTCGGCCTGGTGGCGGTGCTGTTCGTGACCTCCCTCGTGGTCTTCGGCTCCATTCACCTGGCCCCCGGCGACCCGGTGTCGTTCCTGCTCCACGGCCGCCCCGCGACCCCCGAGGCCGTGGCTGCCCTGCGCTCCCAGTACCACCTGGACGATCCGTTGCCCGTGCAGTACGCGAAGTGGCTCGGCGGTGTCCTGCAGGGCGACTTCGGCCGCTCCGGGCAGTACCACCAGGACGTCGCCGAGCTCATCGGCTCCCGGCTGCCCGGCACCGCCGTGCTCGTCGGGTACGCGGCCCTGCTGGTCGCCGTTCTCGGCGTGGCGGCCGGCATCCTCGCCGCGCTGCGCCCCGGTCCGCTGGACCGCGCGGTGCTCCTCGGCACCGGCGTGGCCACGGCGACGCCCTCGTTCGTCACCGCCATCGCGCTCGTGTCGCTCTTCTCCGTCCAGCTGGGCTGGTTCCCGGGACCGGGCGGCACCCCCGTGGGCTTCTCGGACCGGCTGTACCACCTGACGCTGCCGGCCTTCGCCCTGGCGCTGACCTTCGCGGGCCTGCTCGCGCGGGTGACCCGCTCGGCGATGCTCGACGAGCTCGGCCGCGAACACGTCGAGGTGGCGCACGCCCGCGGTGTGGCCGCGCGGACCGTGGTCCGCAAACACGTCCTGCGCAATGCGCTGGGCCCGGTCGTCACCGTCGGCGGCACGATGCTCGCCGGACTGCTCATCAGCACCTCGATCGTCGAGACCGCCTTCGACGTGCCCGGGCTCGGCTCCCTGCTCGTGCAGTCGGTGTCCGCCAAGGACTTCGCCGTCGTCCAGGCGATCACGCTGCTCAGCGTGGCGGCCTTCGTCCTGGTGAACCTCGCCGTCGACCTGCTCGCCCCCCTCATCGACCCCCGGCTGTCCCTCCGGGGGGAAGGCTCCCCATGA
- a CDS encoding ABC transporter permease yields MTLTTPSAASPAGAAPTPLRRRPGLRFLRRLGQGPMFTASVAVLAVLVLVAVLAPVLSPYDPEVLDLASPLAGTTGEHLLGTDQSGRDVLSRLLHGARTGLLGPLLVVGVSTLLGTLLGVVAAWRGGWADSVLSRSMDMAFAIPGLLLAILLVSVVGSGMTAPVIAMSVAYTPYVGRLVRGIARQEKARPYIESYRVQGFSGWNVCLRHLLPNIAPTVLAQSAMNFGYALMDLAALSFLGFGVQPPTADWGAMINEGQSAVQQGAMLPALAPSACIVLAVVAFGIVGEGLADRIARRER; encoded by the coding sequence ATGACCCTCACCACACCCTCCGCCGCCTCCCCGGCCGGCGCGGCGCCCACGCCGCTGCGCCGCCGGCCCGGCCTGCGCTTCCTGCGCCGGCTCGGCCAGGGCCCGATGTTCACGGCCTCGGTCGCGGTGCTCGCCGTGCTCGTCCTGGTCGCCGTGCTCGCCCCCGTCCTCTCCCCGTACGACCCCGAGGTCCTCGACCTCGCCTCGCCGCTCGCCGGAACCACCGGCGAGCACCTGCTCGGCACCGACCAGTCCGGGCGGGACGTCCTGTCCAGGCTGCTCCACGGCGCCCGCACCGGTCTGCTCGGGCCGCTGCTCGTCGTCGGCGTCTCCACCCTCCTCGGCACCCTGCTCGGGGTCGTGGCGGCGTGGCGCGGCGGCTGGGCGGACTCGGTCCTGTCCCGCTCGATGGACATGGCCTTCGCGATCCCCGGCCTGCTGCTCGCGATCCTGCTCGTGTCCGTCGTCGGCTCCGGCATGACCGCACCGGTGATCGCCATGTCGGTGGCCTACACGCCGTACGTGGGGCGGCTGGTGCGCGGGATCGCGCGCCAGGAGAAGGCCCGCCCGTACATCGAGTCGTACCGGGTGCAGGGCTTCTCCGGCTGGAACGTGTGCCTGCGCCATCTGCTGCCGAACATCGCCCCGACCGTCTTGGCCCAGTCCGCGATGAACTTCGGATACGCGCTGATGGACCTGGCCGCACTCTCCTTCCTCGGCTTCGGTGTGCAGCCGCCGACCGCCGACTGGGGAGCCATGATCAACGAAGGCCAGTCGGCCGTCCAGCAAGGGGCGATGCTGCCCGCCCTGGCTCCCTCGGCGTGCATCGTGCTCGCCGTGGTGGCGTTCGGCATCGTCGGCGAGGGGCTCGCCGACCGAATCGCTAGGCGGGAACGGTGA
- a CDS encoding ABC transporter ATP-binding protein: MTEEKKPAGGPPVLEIDGLGIRLPDGKAARPILDGVSLRVLAGETVGLVGESGSGKSVACRSVLGLLPAGARTNGQVRVAGRDVLAMNRTERTELRARQVSMVFQDPRASVNPLRRVGDFLTEGLRAAGTPAAAATARAEELLDAVGIRDPRGALRRRPHEFSGGMLQRVVIAAALASEPALLVADEPTTALDVTTQAEIIAILTRLRAERGTGLLFVTHDLELASAICDRVYVMYAGRIVETRGTDELFDRPRHPYTAGLLASTPRIERGSPAPRPIPGRPVSLSEAPPGCAFAARCAHALPRCSGETPTLARYGDGLAACHRADEGITL; the protein is encoded by the coding sequence ATGACCGAGGAGAAGAAACCGGCCGGCGGCCCGCCCGTCCTGGAGATCGACGGGCTCGGCATACGCCTGCCGGACGGCAAGGCGGCCCGGCCGATCCTGGACGGGGTCAGCCTGCGCGTACTGGCCGGCGAGACGGTCGGCCTGGTCGGCGAGTCCGGCTCCGGCAAGTCGGTGGCCTGCCGCAGCGTTCTCGGACTGCTGCCCGCCGGCGCCCGCACCAACGGACAGGTCCGGGTCGCCGGCCGGGACGTGCTCGCCATGAACCGCACCGAGCGGACCGAACTGCGGGCCCGGCAGGTCTCGATGGTCTTCCAGGACCCGCGAGCCTCGGTCAACCCCCTGCGCCGTGTGGGGGACTTCCTCACCGAGGGACTGCGCGCCGCCGGGACCCCCGCCGCCGCGGCCACCGCCCGGGCCGAGGAACTCCTGGACGCGGTCGGCATCCGCGACCCGCGGGGCGCCCTGCGCCGCCGTCCGCACGAGTTCTCCGGCGGCATGCTCCAGCGGGTGGTCATCGCCGCGGCGCTCGCGTCGGAACCCGCCCTGCTCGTGGCCGACGAACCGACCACGGCGCTGGACGTCACGACCCAGGCGGAGATCATCGCGATCCTCACCCGGCTACGCGCCGAGCGCGGCACGGGGCTACTCTTCGTCACCCACGACCTGGAACTGGCCTCCGCCATCTGCGACCGCGTGTACGTGATGTACGCGGGCCGGATCGTCGAGACGCGGGGCACGGACGAGCTCTTCGACCGGCCGCGCCATCCGTACACGGCGGGGCTGCTCGCCTCCACCCCGCGCATCGAACGGGGTTCACCGGCCCCCCGGCCGATCCCCGGCCGCCCCGTCTCCCTCTCCGAAGCGCCGCCCGGCTGCGCCTTCGCCGCGCGCTGCGCCCACGCGCTGCCGCGCTGCTCCGGGGAAACACCCACACTTGCGCGGTACGGCGACGGGCTCGCCGCATGCCACCGCGCCGACGAAGGGATCACGCTGTGA
- a CDS encoding ABC transporter ATP-binding protein, with the protein MPPRRRRDHAVTAGTVATQGLVVEGLCKRYGNHAAVDHVSFTLAPGASLALVGESGSGKTTTVRMLVGLERPDAGTVRLGGRDRSARVRTRTERLSRAREIQMVFQDPYLSLDPRITAAGCVDEVLRLHTRLDTTARRARVAELLEQVGLGEREASALPRRLSGGQRQRVAIARALAVEPSVLVLDEAVAALDVSIQAQILELLSTIRREAGIGYLFVTHDLAVVRHIADEVLVLKSGRVVESGPTGHVLDAPRHPYTRLLLESVPRRGWDPGAAVSGRRSPG; encoded by the coding sequence ATGCCACCGCGCCGACGAAGGGATCACGCTGTGACCGCCGGAACCGTCGCGACACAGGGACTCGTCGTCGAAGGACTGTGCAAGCGGTACGGAAACCACGCCGCCGTCGACCACGTGTCGTTCACCCTGGCACCGGGAGCCTCCCTCGCCCTCGTCGGGGAATCCGGCAGCGGCAAGACCACGACGGTCCGCATGCTCGTCGGCCTGGAGCGCCCGGACGCCGGCACCGTACGCCTCGGCGGGCGGGACCGTTCGGCGCGGGTCCGCACCCGAACCGAACGCCTCTCCCGTGCCCGGGAGATCCAGATGGTCTTCCAGGACCCGTACCTCTCGCTGGACCCGCGGATCACGGCGGCCGGATGCGTGGACGAGGTCCTGCGGCTCCACACCCGGCTGGACACCACCGCCCGCCGGGCCCGGGTCGCCGAGCTCCTGGAGCAGGTCGGCCTCGGCGAACGCGAGGCCTCGGCGCTGCCGCGGCGCCTCTCCGGCGGCCAGCGCCAGCGCGTGGCCATCGCACGCGCCCTCGCGGTGGAGCCCAGCGTCCTCGTCCTCGACGAAGCGGTCGCGGCGCTCGACGTCTCCATCCAGGCGCAGATCCTCGAACTGCTCTCCACGATCCGCCGCGAGGCGGGCATCGGCTATCTCTTCGTCACCCACGACCTGGCGGTGGTCCGGCACATCGCGGACGAGGTGCTGGTGCTCAAGTCGGGGAGGGTCGTGGAATCGGGCCCGACCGGCCACGTACTGGACGCACCGCGACACCCGTACACGCGCCTGCTGCTCGAGTCCGTACCCCGGCGCGGCTGGGATCCGGGCGCCGCGGTGTCGGGGCGCCGGTCTCCCGGCTGA
- a CDS encoding pirin family protein, translating to MSNLDRQPALSTCGGRGFVVAEPVRELLSPRTVTLGESTEVRRLLPNLGRRMVGAWCFVDHYGPDDIADEPGMAVAPHPHSGLQTVSWLHEGEVLHRDSVGSLATIRPRELGLMTSGRGISHSEESPRPHARFLHGAQLWVALPDAHRDVDPHFQHHADLPQVSAPGLTATVILGTLDTATSPGTAYSPIVGADLALAAGTETRLPLNPDFEYAVLSMSGEAHVDGVPLLPGAMLYLGCGRTDLPLRAVSDAGLMLLGGEPFEEEIVMFWNWIGRSQEDIEGFREDWMNGTRYGEVKGYEGAPIPAPELPPTRLKPRGRVR from the coding sequence ATGAGCAATCTCGATCGCCAGCCCGCTCTCTCCACCTGCGGCGGCCGCGGGTTCGTCGTCGCCGAGCCCGTGCGCGAGCTCCTGAGCCCGCGCACCGTCACACTCGGCGAGTCCACCGAGGTCCGCAGGCTCCTCCCTAACCTGGGCCGCCGCATGGTCGGCGCCTGGTGCTTCGTCGACCACTACGGTCCCGACGACATCGCCGACGAGCCCGGCATGGCGGTGGCCCCGCACCCCCACTCGGGCCTCCAGACCGTCAGCTGGCTCCACGAGGGCGAAGTGCTGCACCGCGACAGCGTCGGCAGCCTGGCGACGATCCGCCCGCGCGAGCTCGGCCTGATGACCTCAGGCCGGGGCATCAGCCACTCGGAGGAGAGCCCGCGCCCGCACGCCCGCTTCCTGCACGGCGCGCAGCTGTGGGTGGCCCTCCCGGACGCGCACCGCGACGTGGACCCGCACTTCCAGCACCACGCGGACCTCCCGCAGGTCAGCGCCCCCGGCCTGACGGCGACGGTCATCCTGGGCACCCTGGACACGGCCACCTCGCCCGGAACCGCGTACAGCCCGATCGTCGGCGCGGACCTGGCCCTGGCGGCGGGCACGGAGACCCGGCTCCCGCTGAACCCGGACTTCGAGTACGCGGTCCTGTCGATGTCGGGCGAAGCCCACGTCGACGGCGTACCCCTCCTCCCGGGCGCCATGCTCTACCTCGGCTGCGGCCGCACGGACCTCCCCCTGCGCGCGGTCTCGGACGCCGGCCTGATGCTGCTGGGCGGCGAGCCGTTCGAGGAGGAGATCGTGATGTTCTGGAACTGGATCGGAAGGTCCCAGGAGGACATCGAAGGGTTCCGCGAGGACTGGATGAACGGCACCCGCTACGGCGAGGTCAAGGGCTACGAGGGCGCTCCGATTCCGGCCCCGGAACTTCCCCCAACTCGCCTGAAGCCCAGGGGAAGAGTGCGCTGA
- a CDS encoding tetratricopeptide repeat protein, producing MDVMGTIDAQQGYLEHGTAAERWDRGRLFFEAKEYANAARVLHGVAAEAPELLAPRLLLARAYYHSAQLSKAERELRGVLDRWPVEDYAQLMLGRTLERQGRAAEAAPYLRIAAAMAGDFPE from the coding sequence ATGGACGTGATGGGCACGATCGACGCACAGCAGGGCTACCTGGAGCACGGGACCGCCGCCGAGCGCTGGGACCGCGGCCGGCTCTTCTTCGAGGCGAAGGAGTACGCGAACGCCGCCCGCGTCCTGCACGGCGTGGCGGCCGAGGCCCCCGAGCTGCTGGCTCCGCGGCTGCTGCTGGCCCGCGCCTACTACCACTCCGCCCAGCTCTCCAAGGCCGAGCGCGAGCTCCGTGGCGTCCTGGACCGCTGGCCCGTGGAGGACTACGCGCAGCTGATGCTCGGGCGGACCCTGGAGCGCCAGGGCAGGGCTGCCGAGGCGGCTCCGTACCTGCGGATCGCCGCCGCGATGGCCGGGGATTTCCCGGAGTAG
- a CDS encoding methyltransferase, translated as MNRLTTPFGSYELARFPEDPRDRLFAWDAADEYLLRHLESGTGERGPVDLAGAGQITVIGDRWGALTTALAAHHPTQITDSSLTRSATMANLDRNGIGTAKGTVTLLTTQDAPPERIDVLLVRVPKSLALLEDQLYRVAPHVHAGTVVVGTGMVKEIHTSTLRLFEKILGPTKTSLAEKKARLIFCTPGNPGATRPATPGPWPLTYVVDKDGGSGAGLTVVNHAGIFCADRLDVGTRFFLQSIPTNTDGARVVDLGCGNGVVGTAVAVADPRAEVVFTDESYQAIASAKATFRANVTHERERADFLVGDGVAMLDPGSVDLILCNPPFHSHQATTDATALRMFAQSRKALRPGGELWVVANRHMGYHTHLRRLFGNSEVAASEPKFVVLRAVKRREQPRGA; from the coding sequence ATGAACCGTCTGACCACGCCCTTCGGCTCCTACGAGCTCGCCCGCTTCCCCGAGGACCCGCGCGACCGGCTCTTCGCATGGGACGCCGCCGACGAGTACCTGCTCCGCCACCTCGAATCCGGTACGGGTGAACGCGGCCCGGTGGATCTGGCCGGCGCCGGGCAGATCACCGTGATCGGGGACCGCTGGGGGGCACTGACGACGGCGCTGGCCGCGCACCACCCCACCCAGATCACCGACTCCAGCCTGACCCGCTCCGCCACCATGGCGAACCTGGACCGCAACGGGATCGGCACCGCCAAGGGCACCGTGACCCTGCTGACCACCCAGGACGCGCCGCCCGAGCGGATCGACGTGCTCCTGGTGCGGGTGCCCAAGAGCCTGGCGCTGCTGGAGGACCAGCTGTACCGGGTGGCCCCGCACGTGCACGCCGGCACCGTGGTCGTCGGCACCGGCATGGTGAAGGAGATCCACACCTCCACGCTGCGGCTCTTCGAGAAGATCCTGGGACCGACGAAGACCTCGCTGGCCGAGAAGAAGGCCCGCCTGATCTTCTGCACGCCGGGCAACCCGGGTGCGACCCGTCCGGCGACCCCCGGACCCTGGCCGCTGACGTACGTCGTGGACAAGGACGGCGGCTCCGGAGCCGGACTGACCGTCGTCAACCACGCGGGCATCTTCTGCGCGGACCGCCTCGACGTCGGCACCCGCTTCTTCCTCCAGAGCATCCCGACCAACACGGACGGGGCCCGGGTCGTCGACCTGGGCTGCGGCAACGGGGTCGTGGGCACGGCGGTCGCGGTGGCCGACCCGCGCGCGGAGGTCGTCTTCACCGACGAGTCGTACCAGGCGATCGCCTCGGCCAAGGCCACGTTCCGTGCCAACGTCACGCACGAGCGGGAGCGGGCGGACTTCCTCGTCGGCGACGGGGTGGCCATGCTGGACCCCGGCTCCGTGGACCTGATCCTGTGCAACCCGCCGTTCCACTCCCACCAGGCGACGACCGACGCGACGGCGCTGCGGATGTTCGCCCAGTCGCGCAAGGCGCTGCGTCCGGGCGGCGAGCTGTGGGTGGTGGCCAACCGCCACATGGGGTACCACACCCACCTCCGGCGTCTCTTCGGCAACAGCGAAGTCGCCGCGAGCGAGCCGAAGTTCGTGGTCCTGCGGGCGGTCAAGCGGCGCGAGCAGCCCCGCGGCGCGTGA